Proteins encoded by one window of Tunturibacter psychrotolerans:
- a CDS encoding TonB-dependent receptor, protein MIYDSKTQMNRIGQCGRRLSRGWSKPAYLLALLVLFTSAAFAQLTTADILGTVTDATGAVVPNATVVLTNVGTNEKRTTVSNSSGDYNFTLLSVGHYSISVKAAGFQTFVTNDLSVEAGDRARNDVHLLLGAESTVVEVTASTPLLQADSATVSSTVTAKAVQDLPLNGRNFVQLVGLVPGANEGAGNGLSSGGRPDDRRTNAAGLSVNGQDDSLNNWVVDGIDDNERIIGTIGIKPNVEGIQEITVQTNSYSPEAGRTAGGVINLITRSGTNAFHGSVYEYFRNDVTDARNVFATTGSKPELRQNQYGVSIGGPIIKDRTFFYFDWEGLRNVQGVTDTGTVPTQSEFNNINSINGGSPQALFSTSNGTLQASQGLVTGTPVPINPIALAYLKLYPAPTNSNLSNNYIISPSKTQDYNLYDARVDHKFNDKNILFGRWSYNKVTSFTPPNFGTVNGVEVSGGRYNFDGPASDFATQFAFGFTHIFNPNLLVDLRLGYTRINNLSLPLNYGVGIDQKLGFPASMTSFSPFADSLTPFAVGPFGDIGDGAYVPLQDIDNTFQYSGTLSWTKGNHNIKAGLSLIRRQARNVQSASAVGAYQFNLQSDTLNAGGDQQTIQDNQLASTLLGGFNNQQRNFNINAPDYRSWEPGGFVQDSWKVNPKLTLIYGLRYDVFTPFTEAHNHISNYDFLDALSNPAAATSSALKIAGVNGVNSQVNLPTDYGDVAPRVGFSAQLTPQTVLRGGYGISYFPGNYTSNADLKNAPFTSVYNPSCQSTIAVQLIKYENGGALPKGQNGDCVAQAQPGDLSLGIPQPAAPNAAQLANLATIPGIGFVAEAPKFKNAMIQQYNLQVQQQFGSNVFTIGYVGNIGQHLPESINNINQALPYDPFAPLGSATNPVGGARPLDAVFHAAGPNAPGGISYINSGGISNYNALQTSYQRRFTKGLAFDANYTWGKALSDITGFSQQGGNQGWSNANPFNIRGTEYGVAELDIQNRFALGLNYELQYGKNFTGAKKAALGGWSFNTITVWQSGKPFTIVNNGGGGGGPLNTPNDNPDGNGFNNRAVPQNSGGQDRPNLIGDPRGSKSIHNFFNTQAFQPQALGTIGTAPRNVLFGPNFRHVDLSVFKNFTITERFGLQFRAESYNISNTPNFYLQNGQPGDALGNAGFGSISQTDPNYTARQYQFALKVLF, encoded by the coding sequence ATGATCTACGATTCGAAAACCCAGATGAACCGCATAGGCCAGTGCGGACGCAGATTGTCTCGGGGATGGAGTAAGCCGGCTTATCTACTGGCGCTTCTTGTCCTCTTTACCTCAGCAGCCTTCGCGCAGCTGACCACCGCCGACATCCTCGGCACCGTCACCGATGCCACAGGCGCCGTCGTTCCCAACGCCACCGTGGTCCTCACCAACGTCGGAACCAACGAAAAGCGCACCACAGTCTCCAACAGCTCGGGCGACTATAACTTCACGCTCCTGTCAGTCGGACACTACTCCATTTCGGTCAAAGCCGCGGGCTTCCAGACCTTTGTAACGAACGACCTCTCCGTAGAGGCTGGTGACCGCGCCCGTAACGACGTTCACCTCCTGCTCGGTGCAGAATCGACCGTCGTCGAAGTCACCGCCAGCACCCCTCTTCTCCAGGCTGACAGCGCAACCGTCAGCTCCACCGTTACTGCAAAAGCCGTGCAGGACCTTCCCCTCAACGGCCGTAACTTCGTTCAGCTCGTGGGCCTCGTCCCCGGCGCCAACGAAGGTGCTGGCAACGGCCTCTCGAGCGGTGGCCGTCCAGATGATCGCCGCACCAACGCAGCCGGCTTGTCCGTCAACGGACAGGACGACTCCCTCAACAACTGGGTCGTTGACGGTATCGACGACAACGAGCGCATCATCGGCACCATCGGTATCAAGCCGAACGTTGAAGGTATTCAGGAAATCACCGTCCAGACCAACAGCTACTCTCCAGAGGCTGGTCGTACCGCCGGCGGCGTCATCAACCTCATCACCCGCTCTGGAACAAACGCATTCCACGGTTCCGTCTACGAGTACTTCCGCAACGATGTAACCGACGCTCGTAACGTCTTCGCAACCACCGGCAGCAAACCCGAGCTGCGTCAGAATCAGTACGGCGTCAGCATCGGCGGACCGATCATCAAAGACAGAACCTTCTTCTACTTTGACTGGGAAGGCCTCCGGAACGTCCAGGGCGTAACCGACACCGGCACGGTGCCGACTCAATCCGAATTCAACAACATCAACAGCATCAACGGTGGATCGCCTCAGGCTCTTTTCAGCACAAGCAACGGAACACTTCAGGCGTCTCAAGGATTGGTCACCGGTACGCCAGTGCCCATCAATCCGATTGCACTCGCCTACCTGAAGCTGTACCCGGCACCGACCAACAGCAATCTCTCAAACAACTACATCATCAGCCCGAGCAAAACCCAGGACTACAACCTCTATGACGCTCGCGTAGACCACAAGTTCAACGATAAAAACATATTGTTTGGCCGTTGGTCCTACAACAAAGTTACGAGCTTCACGCCTCCCAACTTCGGAACCGTAAACGGTGTTGAGGTTTCGGGTGGAAGGTACAACTTTGACGGTCCCGCCTCCGACTTCGCAACACAGTTTGCATTCGGCTTCACGCACATCTTCAACCCCAATCTGCTGGTCGACCTGCGGTTAGGCTACACTCGCATCAACAACCTCTCTCTTCCGCTCAACTATGGCGTCGGGATCGACCAGAAACTCGGCTTCCCTGCCAGCATGACCAGCTTCAGCCCCTTTGCTGACTCTCTCACGCCCTTCGCGGTTGGCCCCTTCGGCGACATCGGCGACGGTGCGTATGTTCCCCTGCAGGACATCGACAACACCTTCCAGTACTCCGGTACGCTTAGCTGGACCAAGGGCAACCACAACATCAAGGCGGGCCTCAGCCTCATTCGCCGCCAGGCTCGTAACGTCCAAAGCGCCTCTGCAGTCGGTGCGTATCAGTTCAACCTCCAGAGCGACACCTTGAATGCAGGTGGCGACCAGCAAACAATTCAGGACAACCAGCTGGCCTCAACTCTCCTCGGCGGCTTCAACAACCAGCAGCGTAATTTCAACATCAACGCGCCGGACTATCGCAGCTGGGAGCCAGGCGGGTTCGTTCAGGACAGCTGGAAGGTCAACCCCAAGCTGACCTTGATCTATGGCCTTCGCTACGATGTATTCACCCCGTTCACCGAAGCTCATAACCATATCTCGAACTACGACTTCCTTGACGCGCTCAGCAACCCAGCCGCCGCCACAAGCAGCGCGTTGAAGATTGCTGGTGTCAATGGCGTCAACTCGCAGGTCAACCTCCCAACCGACTACGGTGATGTTGCTCCGCGCGTTGGTTTCTCCGCGCAGCTCACACCCCAAACCGTCCTCCGCGGTGGCTACGGAATCAGCTACTTCCCCGGCAACTACACCTCCAATGCCGACCTGAAGAACGCACCGTTTACCTCCGTGTATAACCCGTCCTGCCAATCCACCATCGCTGTCCAACTCATTAAGTATGAGAATGGCGGCGCGCTGCCCAAGGGCCAAAACGGAGACTGCGTCGCTCAGGCACAACCTGGGGACTTGAGCCTCGGAATACCCCAACCCGCCGCCCCCAACGCGGCACAACTCGCCAATCTTGCTACGATCCCCGGCATCGGGTTCGTCGCAGAAGCGCCGAAGTTCAAGAACGCCATGATCCAGCAGTACAACCTGCAGGTTCAGCAGCAGTTCGGATCCAACGTCTTCACCATCGGCTATGTCGGCAACATCGGCCAGCATCTGCCGGAGTCCATCAACAACATCAATCAGGCGCTGCCGTACGATCCCTTCGCCCCACTGGGAAGCGCTACCAACCCAGTAGGCGGAGCCCGTCCGCTCGATGCAGTCTTCCATGCTGCCGGACCTAACGCACCAGGCGGTATCAGCTACATCAATAGCGGCGGTATCTCCAACTACAACGCTCTCCAGACCTCCTACCAGCGTCGCTTTACCAAGGGGCTGGCCTTTGATGCGAACTACACTTGGGGCAAAGCTCTGAGCGACATCACTGGCTTCTCCCAACAGGGCGGCAACCAAGGTTGGAGCAACGCCAATCCGTTCAACATCCGGGGGACGGAATACGGAGTGGCAGAACTTGATATCCAAAACCGCTTCGCTCTTGGTCTGAACTACGAACTCCAGTACGGCAAGAACTTCACAGGTGCAAAGAAAGCCGCTCTTGGCGGGTGGTCGTTCAATACCATCACCGTCTGGCAGAGTGGTAAGCCCTTCACCATCGTTAACAATGGTGGCGGAGGCGGCGGCCCTCTCAACACCCCGAACGACAACCCTGACGGCAACGGCTTTAACAATCGCGCAGTTCCCCAAAACAGCGGGGGCCAGGATCGTCCCAATCTGATTGGGGATCCACGCGGATCTAAGTCGATTCACAACTTCTTCAACACACAAGCCTTCCAGCCTCAAGCCCTCGGAACCATTGGGACTGCACCGCGCAACGTGCTGTTCGGACCCAACTTCCGTCACGTGGACCTCTCGGTCTTCAAAAACTTCACCATCACCGAACGGTTTGGACTGCAGTTCCGCGCAGAGAGCTACAACATCTCGAACACGCCGAACTTCTACCTCCAGAACGGTCAACCTGGCGATGCCTTGGGTAATGCCGGATTCGGAAGCATCTCGCAGACCGATCCGAACTACACCGCACGGCAGTACCAGTTTGCCCTCAAGGTGCTGTTCTAA
- a CDS encoding GH1 family beta-glucosidase — MNRRSFLAQTSAWAAAAALPKLSGASILPTLNAVAEQTPAAGEIKFPKDFLWGTATAAYQVEGAWNVDGRGETVWDRFSHAPGNVKGAYTGDEACDDYHRFPEDIAFMKQMNMRSYRYSIAWSRIQPTGEGTINQKGIDYYKRLTDTVLKAGMRPLVTLYHWDLPQPLEDKGGWPNRDTAARFADYAEIAVKALGDRINTWAIFNEPWVFTYLGYGSGVHAPGKQDFDLFLKASHTVNLAQGDAFRAIKAIAPKSKVGTAFSMSSTTPATSSPEDAAAAKRFDAFNNVWFLETALRGHYPEAFVHGVPLETMGFQSGDDKRMTAPLDYIGVNYYFRQIVANLATPAPTKPSYDAMGFNHYNGKEGPLTEIGWEVYPRGMYEIVQRVSKDYKLPIEITENGCSYGDYPDASGRVADVRRIHYYREHLRELARAIQDGADVRGYHSWSILDNFEWSEGYTQRFGMVFVDFPTQRRFMKDSGKWYARVASTNTVEASAATT, encoded by the coding sequence ATGAACCGCCGAAGTTTTCTCGCCCAAACATCTGCGTGGGCCGCTGCAGCCGCGCTTCCCAAGCTCTCCGGAGCCTCCATCCTCCCCACCCTCAACGCCGTCGCAGAGCAGACTCCCGCCGCAGGCGAAATCAAGTTTCCTAAGGACTTCCTCTGGGGCACCGCCACCGCCGCATACCAAGTCGAAGGCGCCTGGAACGTCGATGGCCGCGGAGAAACAGTTTGGGATCGCTTCAGCCACGCTCCAGGCAACGTCAAGGGCGCCTACACCGGCGACGAAGCCTGCGATGACTATCACCGCTTCCCCGAAGACATTGCCTTCATGAAGCAGATGAACATGCGCAGCTATCGCTACTCCATCGCATGGTCACGCATTCAACCGACTGGTGAAGGCACCATAAACCAGAAGGGAATCGACTACTACAAGCGCCTCACCGATACAGTCCTCAAAGCCGGCATGCGTCCGCTCGTCACCCTCTACCACTGGGACCTCCCTCAGCCTCTCGAGGACAAAGGCGGCTGGCCCAACCGCGACACCGCCGCACGCTTCGCTGACTACGCCGAGATAGCAGTCAAGGCGCTAGGCGATCGCATCAACACATGGGCCATCTTCAACGAGCCCTGGGTCTTCACCTATCTAGGCTATGGTAGCGGCGTCCATGCTCCTGGCAAACAGGACTTCGACCTCTTCCTCAAAGCCTCACATACCGTCAACCTTGCGCAGGGAGACGCCTTCCGCGCCATCAAAGCCATCGCTCCGAAGTCCAAAGTCGGCACAGCCTTCAGCATGTCTTCCACCACGCCGGCGACTTCCTCACCCGAGGACGCAGCCGCAGCCAAACGCTTCGACGCCTTCAATAACGTCTGGTTTCTCGAGACCGCCCTGCGTGGTCACTATCCCGAAGCTTTCGTCCACGGCGTTCCCCTAGAGACCATGGGCTTCCAGAGCGGCGACGACAAGCGCATGACCGCGCCACTCGACTACATCGGAGTCAACTACTACTTCCGCCAAATAGTCGCTAACCTCGCGACCCCTGCTCCCACTAAACCCTCCTACGACGCCATGGGCTTCAACCACTACAACGGAAAAGAGGGCCCCCTCACCGAAATCGGTTGGGAGGTCTATCCACGCGGTATGTATGAGATCGTGCAGCGTGTCTCAAAGGACTACAAACTCCCGATCGAGATCACCGAAAACGGCTGTTCCTACGGCGACTATCCAGACGCCAGCGGTCGCGTCGCCGATGTCCGCCGCATTCACTACTACCGGGAACACCTTCGCGAACTCGCTCGCGCCATTCAAGACGGTGCCGATGTTCGCGGCTACCACTCCTGGTCCATCCTCGACAACTTCGAGTGGTCCGAAGGCTATACCCAACGCTTCGGCATGGTCTTCGTGGACTTCCCCACGCAGCGCCGCTTCATGAAGGATTCAGGAAAGTGGTACGCCCGCGTCGCATCCACGAATACTGTTGAAGCCAGTGCCGCGACAACGTAG
- a CDS encoding MutS-related protein, translating to MPPSDLSPSEEYKQRQQAREQHVAHFEKLHRRFGNLRLLIVTATLIAAWFSLHNDAFSPWWLLTGPALFLAIAILHASVLRKRACAERAVDFYRKGLTRIEDRWIGTRQTGERIDTHTSLYATDLDLFGSGSLFELLSLARTRMGEDALAMWLLTPSPIADIKQRHTAVTELRTRLDLREDVAVLGEDLKVGIHTEALTHWAEAPNQLKHRALRWFSLALSFASIASAVYWAERGEKTPFFLILALACIITASLRKQTAEVLQSTEHALKDLQLLSSLLARLEREAFESPRLQTLRQALSSHHLPGSQAIGRLRTIVEYINALENPIMRALNVPLLYAVQVAYAAKAWRSAHGAAVRTWLTAIGEAEALLSLSAYAYEHPTDPFPEFVEGPPCFVAEQLGHPLIAVAKCVRNDVSICGDTRVLLISGSNMSGKSTLMRAVGINTVLAMAGAPVRAKRLQLTPLQIGASILINDSLQEGSSRFYAEITRLRQICDLAENHPPVLFLLDELLQGTNSKDRLVGAQGVVHALLDSGAIGLISTHDLALTNIGQQRDPRLHNVHLQDEIEDGKMKFDFKLQEGVVTKSNGIELMRLIGLKV from the coding sequence GTGCCTCCGTCTGACCTTTCCCCTTCCGAAGAATATAAACAGCGCCAGCAAGCCCGCGAGCAACACGTCGCGCACTTCGAAAAACTGCATCGTCGATTTGGAAACCTCCGACTCCTCATAGTCACTGCAACCCTGATCGCTGCCTGGTTCTCTCTCCACAACGACGCATTCTCGCCCTGGTGGCTCCTAACCGGCCCCGCGTTATTCCTTGCGATCGCCATCCTTCACGCAAGCGTCCTTCGCAAGCGTGCCTGCGCCGAGCGAGCTGTCGACTTCTATCGCAAGGGCCTCACCCGCATCGAAGACCGCTGGATAGGCACCCGCCAAACCGGCGAACGCATCGACACCCACACCAGCCTCTATGCCACCGACCTCGACCTCTTCGGCTCCGGCAGCCTCTTCGAACTTCTCTCCTTAGCTCGCACACGCATGGGCGAAGACGCCCTCGCCATGTGGCTCCTCACCCCATCCCCGATCGCCGACATCAAGCAGCGCCACACCGCAGTCACGGAACTGCGTACCCGCCTCGATCTTCGCGAAGACGTCGCCGTCCTCGGAGAAGATCTGAAAGTCGGCATCCACACAGAAGCCCTCACGCACTGGGCCGAAGCACCCAATCAACTCAAACATCGTGCTCTTCGCTGGTTCTCTCTCGCTCTCTCCTTCGCATCGATAGCATCAGCCGTCTACTGGGCCGAGCGCGGAGAAAAAACTCCCTTCTTCCTAATTCTCGCTCTCGCATGCATCATCACCGCATCTCTTCGCAAGCAAACCGCCGAAGTTCTCCAATCCACCGAGCACGCCCTAAAAGACCTCCAACTCCTCTCATCTCTCTTGGCCCGCCTCGAACGCGAAGCCTTTGAATCCCCCCGTCTGCAAACCCTTAGGCAAGCGCTCTCCTCGCATCACCTCCCCGGCTCTCAAGCCATCGGCCGCCTGCGAACCATCGTGGAGTACATCAACGCGCTCGAAAACCCCATCATGCGCGCCCTCAACGTGCCGCTCCTGTACGCCGTTCAGGTCGCCTACGCAGCCAAGGCCTGGCGCAGCGCCCACGGAGCCGCCGTTCGCACCTGGCTCACCGCCATCGGCGAAGCCGAAGCGCTCCTCTCCCTCTCTGCCTACGCCTACGAGCATCCCACCGATCCCTTCCCTGAGTTTGTCGAAGGACCGCCCTGTTTCGTCGCTGAACAACTCGGTCACCCGCTCATCGCCGTCGCAAAGTGCGTCCGCAACGACGTCAGTATCTGTGGCGACACTCGCGTCCTCCTCATCAGCGGCTCCAACATGTCCGGCAAAAGCACGCTCATGCGCGCCGTCGGCATCAACACCGTCCTCGCCATGGCCGGAGCCCCCGTTCGGGCCAAAAGATTGCAACTCACGCCGCTACAAATAGGCGCAAGCATCCTCATCAACGACTCTCTCCAGGAAGGAAGCTCCCGTTTCTATGCCGAAATCACGCGTCTCCGCCAAATCTGCGACCTTGCCGAAAATCATCCCCCCGTCCTCTTCTTGCTAGACGAACTTCTCCAGGGCACAAACTCAAAGGACCGCCTAGTTGGAGCCCAAGGCGTAGTTCACGCCTTACTCGACAGCGGAGCCATCGGTCTCATCAGCACCCACGATCTCGCCTTGACCAACATCGGCCAACAGCGCGATCCTCGCCTCCACAACGTTCATCTCCAGGACGAAATCGAAGACGGAAAGATGAAGTTCGACTTTAAGCTGCAGGAGGGCGTCGTCACCAAAAGCAACGGCATCGAGCTCATGCGCCTCATCGGCCTCAAAGTTTGA
- a CDS encoding electron transfer flavoprotein subunit beta/FixA family protein, which translates to MRILTYIRQVLDAEESVHIANDAVALENSKLVMDTMDEYGVEEALRLRESGIEAEIVAVAVGSARIQDALRTALAMGADRAIHVETDTRLDAIALSKVLAQLATQEQATLIFSGGQQADWDSHALAAATAERLNWPQVTWTSALELKGTTLTGKHDADEGSESFTLELPAVVTTQQGLNEPRYPTLPNIMKSKKKELRKESLDEFDVTPKLKFVSAEIQVKNRLNKILDGKDAPAAAAQLVDLLRNEARVIA; encoded by the coding sequence ATGCGCATACTGACCTACATTCGGCAGGTACTCGACGCTGAAGAGAGCGTGCACATAGCAAACGATGCCGTCGCGCTCGAAAACAGCAAGCTCGTCATGGACACCATGGACGAGTACGGCGTCGAAGAGGCACTGCGCCTTCGCGAGAGCGGCATCGAGGCCGAAATCGTCGCCGTGGCCGTAGGCTCCGCCCGCATCCAGGATGCACTCCGAACCGCCCTTGCGATGGGCGCCGACCGCGCCATCCACGTCGAAACCGACACCCGTCTCGACGCCATCGCCCTCAGCAAAGTTCTCGCCCAACTCGCCACGCAAGAGCAGGCAACTCTCATCTTCTCCGGCGGTCAGCAAGCCGACTGGGACTCGCACGCCCTCGCCGCCGCAACCGCCGAACGCCTCAACTGGCCGCAAGTCACCTGGACCAGCGCCCTCGAACTCAAAGGCACAACCCTCACCGGCAAGCACGACGCCGACGAAGGCAGCGAATCCTTCACCCTCGAACTCCCCGCCGTCGTCACCACCCAGCAGGGCCTCAACGAGCCGCGCTATCCCACACTCCCCAACATCATGAAGTCAAAGAAAAAAGAGCTGCGCAAAGAGTCTCTCGATGAGTTCGACGTCACCCCAAAGCTCAAATTCGTCAGCGCCGAAATCCAGGTAAAAAATCGCCTCAATAAAATCCTCGACGGCAAAGACGCGCCCGCCGCCGCCGCTCAACTCGTAGATCTTCTCCGCAACGAAGCAAGGGTGATCGCATGA
- a CDS encoding electron transfer flavoprotein subunit alpha/FixB family protein: MILIVVEYANGKVSKSTWEMITAARESGREAPLTALVLGSNISAIAAEVARAVDQVLVADLPALAQYDPELWSAAVAQIAAEGEANLVLIGGSRSGREYSPRVAIKLDAPLLEDVITLKSSAETNTAQRYTFLARVTETIESTTPIAVVTIKPGVFNPATPKAEAAEQFDVDLNLPTPRLKVTGKTAERSSRISLSEAEIVVSGGRGVGSAEGFTQYVEALADQLGAAVGATRAIVDAGWRPYSEQVGQTGKTVQPKTYIAIGISGAVQHLSGMNKSKTIVAINRDPEAPIFKIADYGIIGDVTQLVPAILTELKK, encoded by the coding sequence ATGATTCTCATCGTCGTGGAGTACGCCAACGGCAAAGTAAGCAAGAGCACTTGGGAGATGATCACTGCCGCCCGCGAGTCCGGCCGCGAAGCTCCTCTCACAGCGCTCGTCCTTGGCAGCAACATCTCCGCCATCGCCGCCGAAGTCGCCCGCGCCGTCGACCAGGTCCTCGTCGCCGACCTCCCCGCGCTCGCCCAATATGACCCCGAACTCTGGTCAGCCGCCGTCGCGCAGATCGCCGCCGAAGGCGAAGCCAACCTCGTTCTCATTGGCGGCAGCCGCAGCGGCCGCGAGTACAGCCCCCGCGTCGCCATCAAACTCGACGCCCCCTTGCTCGAAGACGTCATCACCCTCAAATCCAGCGCCGAAACCAACACCGCACAGCGCTACACCTTCCTAGCGCGCGTCACCGAAACTATAGAGTCGACCACACCCATCGCCGTAGTCACCATTAAACCCGGTGTCTTCAATCCCGCAACGCCGAAGGCCGAGGCAGCGGAACAATTCGATGTAGACCTAAACTTACCCACCCCACGCCTCAAAGTCACCGGCAAGACCGCCGAGCGCAGCTCACGCATCTCGCTCTCCGAAGCCGAAATCGTCGTCTCCGGCGGCCGCGGCGTTGGCAGCGCCGAAGGCTTCACCCAATACGTCGAAGCGCTCGCCGACCAACTAGGAGCCGCCGTCGGCGCAACCCGCGCCATCGTCGATGCAGGCTGGCGCCCCTACTCCGAACAAGTCGGCCAGACAGGCAAAACAGTTCAGCCAAAGACCTACATCGCCATCGGAATCTCCGGCGCGGTCCAACACCTCTCCGGCATGAACAAGAGCAAAACCATCGTAGCCATCAACCGCGACCCCGAAGCTCCCATCTTCAAAATCGCCGACTACGGCATCATCGGCGACGTCACCCAACTAGTCCCAGCCATCCTCACAGAACTGAAGAAATAA